The Pedobacter mucosus genome window below encodes:
- a CDS encoding pyridoxal phosphate-dependent aminotransferase produces the protein MANQLNRRSWIKSTALLAGAATFFSGTLNKLAAMPKSLSQGFMSDRFADQSSLLKAAELKTVIKARLSANENPFGPSTAAKKAMKKALNSSYQYPFMRMRELTDQIANHEGIQQNNIMIDAGSSPMLLAAALFYAKDGGEIISADPSYNDLPSDAERHGAKWIKIPLTSDYKIDLEAMEASINSKTALVYICNPNNPTATILDTEKLKSFCERVSQKIPVFVDEAYIDYLPDPQAASMINCIKTGHNVIVARTFSKLYGFAGLRCGYIVAKNETIRNLSKYSTGAMSLSAPTLAAAIVAYGEKDFLTDALAKTMASKLYLYSVLKEEGYEYIPSSANFVMFPLKMDGMRFSQEMNKRGVSIRTWKFNQKEWCRVSIGTMTEMKIFANAFKELS, from the coding sequence ATGGCTAACCAACTTAACCGCCGCAGCTGGATCAAATCGACCGCCTTGCTTGCAGGAGCAGCAACTTTTTTCTCTGGCACCCTGAACAAACTGGCCGCAATGCCGAAATCCTTAAGTCAGGGATTTATGAGTGATCGCTTTGCAGATCAGTCCAGTTTACTAAAAGCTGCAGAATTAAAAACTGTTATCAAGGCGAGATTATCTGCAAACGAAAACCCATTTGGTCCATCAACAGCAGCTAAAAAAGCAATGAAAAAAGCGCTTAATAGCAGTTATCAATATCCATTTATGCGCATGAGGGAACTGACCGACCAAATTGCAAACCATGAGGGAATTCAACAAAATAATATTATGATCGATGCCGGATCCTCTCCAATGTTACTTGCCGCAGCACTTTTTTATGCCAAAGATGGTGGTGAAATCATTTCCGCCGATCCATCTTATAATGATTTACCCTCGGATGCAGAAAGACATGGCGCCAAATGGATAAAAATTCCCCTAACTTCTGATTATAAAATTGATCTTGAAGCTATGGAAGCCAGCATCAATAGTAAAACGGCATTAGTCTATATCTGCAACCCAAATAATCCAACCGCTACCATTTTAGATACAGAAAAACTAAAGTCATTTTGCGAACGCGTTAGTCAGAAAATTCCGGTTTTTGTTGATGAGGCTTATATTGATTATCTGCCCGATCCTCAAGCCGCAAGCATGATTAATTGTATAAAAACTGGTCATAATGTGATTGTCGCCCGAACTTTTTCTAAACTTTACGGCTTTGCAGGTTTACGTTGTGGATACATTGTAGCAAAGAATGAAACCATTAGAAACCTTTCCAAATATTCTACAGGGGCTATGAGCCTATCAGCACCTACGCTTGCCGCAGCAATTGTGGCTTACGGAGAAAAAGACTTTTTAACCGACGCTTTAGCGAAAACCATGGCATCGAAATTATACTTGTATAGTGTTCTGAAGGAAGAGGGATATGAATACATTCCATCATCTGCCAATTTTGTAATGTTTCCTTTGAAGATGGATGGCATGCGTTTTTCACAGGAAATGAATAAAAGAGGCGTTAGTATTCGTACTTGGAAATTTAATCAAAAGGAATGGTGCCGCGTAAGTATTGGTACCATGACTGAAATGAAAATATTTGCTAATGCTTTTAAAGAATTATCCTAA
- a CDS encoding AraC family transcriptional regulator, protein MIQLDIFKGIYKKELGLKAVYPLRILIVKEGKGSLHMDSGDYAIQPNRVFFIPEEGIIRLDGEVTFGYWLSFSCILYAEFLQQHLDPLAKNLFLTLSFKDLDEPIAVKTYSLLEHLKKEIEAEKEIAILAQYLSLILGITAGLNGYLAVLTLDELQLALRFRAILEQFYKREKSIKFYAEGMGMSPRRLNVFLGRVLSKSLAVLLKERIIREAEELLIHSEHSIEEIAEILGFPNTANFNTTFRRYKGISPLQFAYSN, encoded by the coding sequence ATGATTCAACTGGATATTTTCAAAGGCATTTACAAAAAAGAGTTAGGATTAAAAGCGGTATATCCATTAAGGATACTTATTGTAAAAGAGGGTAAAGGGTCGTTACATATGGACTCTGGAGATTATGCCATTCAACCCAACCGGGTATTTTTTATTCCAGAAGAAGGTATTATAAGGCTAGATGGAGAGGTTACATTCGGCTATTGGCTTAGCTTTAGCTGTATTTTGTATGCAGAATTTCTACAACAACATTTAGATCCACTAGCAAAAAATCTTTTTTTAACGCTTTCGTTTAAAGATTTAGATGAGCCAATAGCGGTAAAAACTTATAGTTTGTTAGAGCACCTCAAAAAAGAGATTGAAGCAGAAAAAGAAATTGCCATTCTTGCACAATATTTATCCTTAATTTTAGGCATAACGGCTGGCTTGAATGGTTATCTCGCCGTTTTAACTTTAGATGAATTACAATTGGCACTTCGATTTAGGGCTATATTGGAACAATTTTATAAAAGAGAAAAATCCATAAAATTCTATGCTGAAGGAATGGGTATGAGCCCTAGAAGGTTAAACGTTTTTTTAGGTCGGGTATTAAGTAAAAGCCTTGCTGTGTTGCTGAAAGAGCGAATAATCAGAGAAGCCGAAGAACTATTAATTCACAGTGAACACTCAATTGAAGAAATAGCGGAGATTTTAGGATTTCCAAATACCGCTAACTTCAACACCACTTTTCGTAGGTATAAAGGCATTTCACCCTTACAATTTGCTTACTCCAATTAA
- a CDS encoding lysozyme inhibitor LprI family protein: MSNSRFYKFLISFLVMAVIYVTPSFAQSQTAMNMKAFSDYKKADKDLNVVYQKILKSYSNKLLFIKNFKNAQRIWIQLRDAELASKYPERGTYGSVAPMCESIYLETLTRDRIKFLNVWINGITEGDVCLGSVRQKS; the protein is encoded by the coding sequence ATGAGCAATTCGCGATTCTATAAATTTCTAATTTCGTTCCTGGTTATGGCAGTTATTTATGTAACGCCAAGTTTTGCTCAATCGCAAACCGCAATGAATATGAAAGCGTTTTCTGATTATAAAAAAGCCGATAAAGATCTGAACGTCGTTTATCAAAAAATTTTAAAGAGTTATTCTAACAAGTTACTATTTATAAAAAACTTCAAAAATGCCCAAAGAATTTGGATTCAGCTTAGAGATGCAGAGTTGGCTTCTAAATATCCTGAACGCGGAACTTATGGCTCTGTTGCGCCCATGTGCGAATCTATATACCTCGAAACTCTGACCAGAGATAGAATCAAATTTTTAAATGTCTGGATTAATGGCATTACCGAAGGTGACGTTTGCCTGGGATCTGTTAGGCAGAAATCGTAG
- a CDS encoding DUF3140 domain-containing protein, with the protein MDDEQIKEIYKEFKDLVNMSPSKLEKWLTSEESKAVGWDSGDGESIGHKSGERIIKILQKKKDDLSDSDYKHMQKVVGYIRRHLAQKPKGDVADSNWNYSLKNWGHDYQNK; encoded by the coding sequence ATGGATGATGAACAAATAAAAGAGATTTATAAAGAGTTTAAAGATCTTGTAAATATGAGCCCTTCCAAATTGGAGAAATGGCTTACTTCAGAGGAATCTAAAGCCGTTGGATGGGATAGTGGTGATGGAGAATCAATAGGACATAAATCTGGAGAGCGGATTATAAAAATTTTGCAAAAAAAGAAAGATGATTTGTCCGATTCAGATTATAAACATATGCAAAAAGTAGTTGGATATATTCGGCGGCATTTAGCGCAAAAACCAAAAGGTGATGTAGCAGATTCAAATTGGAATTATTCCTTAAAAAACTGGGGACATGATTATCAAAATAAATAA
- a CDS encoding flavin monoamine oxidase family protein — translation MKNLSRRDFLNKTGLIAGASYPAMLALGLLKAAPAHAFKLEGNGKGKKVIILGAGLAGMTSAYELTKLGYDCVILEARDRTGGRCWSVKNGSIHQETDRNIVTANFDNGQYFNAGPSRIPHNHELTLHYCKLLGVPIQVYNNVNESSYYFAEGKGNLSNKKIRTREIHNDIRGYMAEMLAKTMDHGALDEPLTKEDGQKIIEYLMAEGGLDADKLYKASARRGYIESPGSGDKSGKLSDPFKLADIIKSGLMDPDFYNVAEYTYELQMTMFQAVGGMDKIAQAFEKEIFSMLKLGAEVKEIRNVEAGVKITYKDKLGVHEINGDYCICTIPLPVLSNIDNNFSSPVSRAIDYITYNQTGKIGLQFKRRFWEEDEHIYGGITHTNNLLTQIFYPSYDYLGKKGILIGYYNFNEKAQEVGEMSYAQREKLALDKGKLIHPQYDKEFEKSLSISWHKTKYSMGGWATYTSETRKNAYPILNKPEGNIYFAGEHLTHLNAWMAGAFESARSVVAELHSRITESRQTYPTQTTKDN, via the coding sequence TTGAAAAATTTATCAAGAAGAGACTTTTTAAATAAAACTGGTCTTATTGCAGGTGCCTCCTACCCTGCTATGCTGGCACTTGGATTACTTAAAGCTGCACCAGCGCATGCTTTTAAACTTGAAGGTAATGGAAAGGGCAAAAAAGTGATCATCCTTGGTGCCGGTCTCGCCGGTATGACTTCTGCTTATGAACTTACAAAGCTAGGTTACGATTGCGTTATTCTTGAAGCTCGCGATCGGACTGGAGGAAGGTGCTGGAGTGTTAAAAATGGAAGTATCCATCAAGAAACAGACCGCAACATTGTAACCGCCAATTTTGATAATGGACAATATTTTAATGCGGGTCCATCTCGGATTCCACATAATCATGAACTCACCCTACACTATTGTAAGCTTCTTGGCGTACCCATTCAAGTATATAATAATGTAAATGAAAGCTCCTATTATTTTGCAGAAGGAAAGGGAAATTTATCAAATAAGAAAATTAGAACTCGAGAAATTCATAATGACATAAGGGGTTATATGGCAGAGATGCTGGCCAAAACAATGGATCATGGCGCCCTTGACGAGCCGCTTACAAAAGAAGATGGTCAAAAAATTATCGAATACCTAATGGCAGAAGGAGGACTTGATGCTGATAAACTTTACAAAGCTTCCGCCAGGAGAGGTTATATCGAATCGCCTGGCTCTGGCGATAAATCAGGTAAACTTTCTGATCCTTTTAAACTTGCTGATATTATTAAGTCTGGACTTATGGACCCTGATTTCTATAATGTTGCAGAATATACCTATGAGCTTCAAATGACCATGTTTCAGGCCGTTGGAGGAATGGACAAAATTGCTCAAGCTTTCGAAAAAGAAATATTTTCAATGCTAAAGCTTGGTGCAGAAGTTAAAGAAATTCGCAACGTGGAAGCCGGTGTTAAAATTACCTATAAGGATAAATTAGGCGTCCATGAAATTAATGGCGACTATTGTATTTGCACTATCCCTTTGCCCGTATTAAGCAATATTGACAATAACTTTTCTAGTCCGGTGAGCCGTGCCATCGATTATATTACTTATAACCAAACGGGGAAAATCGGTTTGCAGTTTAAGCGTCGTTTTTGGGAAGAAGATGAACACATCTATGGCGGGATTACCCATACAAATAATTTATTAACGCAGATATTTTATCCATCCTACGACTATTTAGGTAAAAAAGGAATTTTGATTGGCTATTATAACTTTAATGAAAAAGCTCAGGAAGTGGGCGAAATGAGTTATGCACAAAGAGAAAAATTAGCTTTGGATAAGGGCAAACTAATTCACCCACAATATGATAAAGAGTTTGAAAAATCTCTTTCCATTAGCTGGCACAAAACAAAATATAGCATGGGCGGCTGGGCAACCTACACCTCAGAAACAAGGAAAAACGCTTATCCAATACTAAACAAACCAGAGGGAAATATTTATTTTGCTGGTGAGCACCTCACTCACTTAAACGCCTGGATGGCTGGCGCATTTGAATCTGCCAGAAGCGTTGTTGCAGAACTACACAGCCGAATAACGGAGAGCAGACAAACTTACCCTACACAAACAACTAAAGATAACTAA
- a CDS encoding helix-turn-helix domain-containing protein, whose translation MKNRKHFIPVNAMANEFGFGIAIERINIDATGIAEDSLIKLSEEAEESHRHDGHAFFLLEKGRISVEIDFEQYEINAPSIMYVHPDQVHSTKPLENIVVSSLAIDTAHLNTEYLLLLNEIYPAKPILLNEEIFCLFETAMSQCIAFSKYKNERLFPSLIRDSCNAIAALMISQYLKAAKPTDNLTRFETVSRAFKTMLEKHYLTIKRPSDFAEKLNISTSYLNECVKHTTGFSPSRLIQDRIILEAKRLLHYGNKSSKEIALALGYADPQYFSRLFAKSARMTTKEFKSRNRE comes from the coding sequence ATGAAAAACAGAAAGCATTTTATTCCTGTAAATGCAATGGCAAACGAATTCGGTTTCGGGATAGCAATTGAACGAATTAATATTGACGCTACAGGAATTGCAGAGGACAGTCTAATTAAATTATCTGAAGAAGCTGAAGAATCACATCGTCATGATGGTCATGCTTTTTTCCTTTTAGAAAAAGGAAGAATTTCAGTTGAGATTGATTTCGAGCAATATGAAATCAATGCGCCATCCATAATGTACGTTCATCCAGATCAGGTTCATAGTACTAAACCACTTGAAAATATTGTAGTAAGCAGTTTGGCTATTGATACTGCCCACCTAAATACGGAGTACCTTTTGTTACTGAATGAAATTTACCCTGCTAAGCCAATATTATTAAATGAAGAAATTTTTTGTCTTTTTGAAACTGCAATGTCGCAATGTATAGCATTTTCAAAGTATAAAAATGAGAGGTTATTCCCTTCTTTAATACGAGATAGTTGTAATGCAATCGCCGCTTTAATGATTTCACAATATTTAAAAGCCGCTAAACCAACCGACAATCTTACTCGTTTCGAAACCGTAAGCAGAGCATTTAAAACAATGCTCGAAAAACACTATTTGACTATCAAACGCCCGTCTGATTTTGCTGAAAAACTAAACATATCAACATCTTATCTAAATGAATGTGTAAAGCATACCACTGGTTTTTCTCCCTCTCGCCTAATTCAAGACAGAATAATACTGGAAGCAAAACGACTGCTCCATTATGGAAATAAATCTTCAAAGGAGATAGCTTTGGCCTTAGGCTATGCTGATCCCCAGTATTTTTCACGTCTTTTTGCAAAAAGTGCCCGGATGACTACCAAAGAATTTAAAAGCAGAAACCGTGAATAG
- a CDS encoding SDR family oxidoreductase, protein MNDKIALVVGASGVTGINLADKLISKGWETYGLARTPNLEIKGLKPVAADLLSVESLTSALANIKPTHVYITTWMRNDTEAENIRVNSLMIRNLLTVLSEKKSVEHVALVTGLKHYLGPFEAYAKEGFLPLTPLREEHPRLDIENFYYAQEDEVYAAAERDGFTWSIHRPHTVIGKAVGNAMNMGTTLAVYATICKETGRPFIWPGSAAQWNGLSDVTDARVLAEHLIWASTTDAARNEAFNVVNGDYFRWNWLWNRLAAYFGVKPVGFNGSIQSLEKEMKNDAGIWQEIAEKYHLKEKEISRMATAWHTDLDLGRPIEVMTDMSKSRKLGFTVFQNTEETFYDLFEQLRAAKLIPAE, encoded by the coding sequence ATGAACGATAAAATAGCGCTAGTAGTTGGTGCAAGTGGCGTTACAGGCATTAATTTGGCAGATAAATTAATATCGAAAGGTTGGGAAACATACGGTTTAGCACGTACACCTAACTTAGAAATAAAAGGTTTGAAGCCGGTTGCTGCTGATTTGCTAAGTGTGGAAAGTCTTACATCGGCCCTGGCAAATATCAAACCTACACATGTTTACATCACCACTTGGATGCGTAATGATACCGAGGCTGAAAACATTAGGGTAAATAGTTTAATGATTCGTAATCTATTGACTGTTTTATCAGAAAAAAAATCTGTTGAACATGTTGCTTTGGTAACTGGTTTAAAGCATTATTTAGGCCCATTCGAGGCTTATGCGAAAGAAGGATTTTTGCCACTAACACCTTTAAGGGAAGAACATCCAAGATTGGATATAGAAAATTTTTACTATGCTCAAGAAGACGAAGTATATGCCGCAGCGGAACGTGATGGCTTTACTTGGAGCATTCATAGGCCGCATACGGTAATTGGTAAAGCCGTTGGAAACGCAATGAACATGGGAACAACGCTTGCAGTTTATGCTACCATTTGTAAAGAAACCGGCCGACCGTTCATTTGGCCAGGTTCTGCTGCACAATGGAATGGATTATCTGATGTAACCGATGCTCGTGTATTGGCCGAACATTTAATCTGGGCTTCTACAACTGATGCCGCCCGCAATGAGGCATTTAACGTGGTAAATGGAGACTATTTTAGGTGGAACTGGTTATGGAATCGCTTAGCTGCATATTTTGGAGTAAAGCCAGTTGGTTTTAATGGTTCTATTCAATCGCTTGAAAAGGAAATGAAAAACGATGCCGGCATTTGGCAAGAAATTGCTGAAAAGTATCACCTTAAAGAAAAAGAAATAAGTCGCATGGCAACAGCATGGCATACTGATCTTGATCTTGGTAGACCGATTGAAGTAATGACTGATATGTCGAAAAGCCGAAAGTTAGGATTTACAGTTTTCCAAAATACAGAGGAAACATTCTACGATCTTTTTGAACAATTACGTGCTGCGAAACTTATTCCAGCTGAATAA
- a CDS encoding protease, whose translation MITILLISSAMLASCGSSTKLSGNKQGIDSNETKSDSTQQKSINGKISQLNQAKIGSPINLKFMVFNSKDSTAVFCKWHTPFEPLSSKYLDVIFQDGTEANFIGPMAKRMMPPPANSYQSLKTNDSISVNFDLTKAYAIIKAGSYTIKYNSTGISGITIPDSLKIIIAN comes from the coding sequence ATGATCACAATTTTATTAATTTCTTCAGCTATGCTGGCTTCTTGCGGTTCTTCGACCAAGCTATCAGGAAATAAGCAAGGGATTGACTCGAATGAAACAAAGTCAGACAGTACTCAACAAAAATCGATTAATGGAAAAATATCGCAATTGAATCAGGCAAAAATTGGGAGCCCAATTAATTTGAAGTTTATGGTATTTAACAGCAAAGATAGTACTGCTGTTTTTTGTAAATGGCACACTCCGTTTGAGCCACTGTCGAGCAAATATCTAGACGTAATTTTTCAGGATGGAACAGAAGCAAATTTTATCGGACCAATGGCTAAAAGGATGATGCCGCCTCCAGCAAATAGTTATCAATCTTTAAAAACAAATGATAGTATTTCGGTTAATTTTGACCTTACGAAAGCATATGCGATAATAAAAGCAGGATCCTACACGATCAAATATAATTCTACTGGTATAAGTGGAATTACGATTCCTGATAGCTTGAAAATTATTATCGCAAATTAA
- a CDS encoding leucine-rich repeat-containing protein kinase family protein yields the protein MHTIAELLRGELYGITSLTISEELTTFPVAIFELADTLEYLDLSFNNLSALPDDFGRLTKLKIFFCGNNQFKELPAVLGDCPLLNVVGFKSNQIEVINPKAVNPNVRWLILTNNKLSSLPKEIGNCFNLQKLMLAGNRLRELPETLQNCKNLSLLRISANKLTHLPNWMFSMPKLAWLAFSGNAFSKKTISKSMSLIDLNDLNFHEKLGEGASGIIYKADRNVDGKKHDVAVKIFKSGVTSDGLPDDEMNAHILAGDHEGIVKIIGHIDFPEEDKTGLMMELIPHHFYNLGKPPNFDTCVRDTFDGSTKLSINVITKIAATIASIANQLHERGIMHGDLYAHNILIDQDGNALFGDFGAATIYNKQNLEHAATFERFEVLAFGYLLDDLLKLNSEPHHSSTKLEKLRDKCLVSDVFLRPTFKNLYDELIGY from the coding sequence ATGCATACAATAGCTGAGTTACTAAGGGGAGAACTTTATGGAATTACATCATTAACAATTTCGGAGGAGTTGACGACATTCCCTGTCGCGATATTTGAACTAGCAGATACTTTAGAATATTTAGATCTATCCTTTAATAATTTGAGCGCTTTGCCCGATGATTTTGGTAGATTAACTAAACTAAAAATATTTTTCTGTGGAAATAATCAGTTCAAAGAGCTTCCGGCAGTATTGGGCGATTGCCCTTTATTAAACGTTGTAGGTTTCAAATCCAATCAAATTGAAGTAATAAATCCAAAGGCTGTAAATCCAAATGTACGGTGGCTAATCCTGACTAATAATAAATTGTCGAGTTTACCTAAAGAGATTGGAAACTGTTTCAATCTCCAAAAACTAATGCTGGCCGGCAATAGATTGCGTGAATTACCAGAAACATTACAAAATTGCAAAAATTTATCCCTGCTTCGGATTTCGGCAAACAAATTAACTCATCTACCCAATTGGATGTTTAGTATGCCAAAGTTGGCGTGGCTTGCCTTTTCCGGTAATGCTTTTTCGAAGAAAACGATTTCAAAAAGCATGTCGTTGATTGATCTAAATGATTTAAATTTCCATGAAAAACTTGGGGAAGGGGCTTCAGGAATTATTTACAAAGCCGATAGAAATGTTGATGGAAAAAAACATGATGTTGCAGTAAAAATTTTCAAAAGTGGTGTAACAAGCGATGGCTTGCCTGATGATGAAATGAATGCTCACATTTTAGCAGGAGATCACGAAGGTATTGTGAAAATAATAGGCCATATCGATTTTCCTGAGGAAGATAAAACGGGCTTAATGATGGAACTTATTCCGCACCATTTCTACAATCTAGGTAAACCACCCAACTTTGATACTTGTGTAAGGGATACATTTGATGGAAGTACAAAACTTTCTATCAATGTAATAACCAAGATAGCTGCAACCATTGCTTCAATCGCTAATCAACTTCATGAAAGAGGAATAATGCATGGAGATTTGTATGCCCATAATATTCTGATTGATCAAGATGGAAATGCATTATTTGGCGACTTCGGTGCTGCCACAATTTATAACAAACAAAATCTTGAGCATGCAGCAACTTTCGAAAGATTTGAGGTTTTAGCTTTTGGCTATTTATTAGATGATCTTTTGAAGTTAAATTCTGAGCCACACCATTCATCTACGAAATTAGAAAAATTGAGGGATAAGTGTCTTGTTTCAGATGTATTCCTTCGGCCGACCTTTAAAAATTTATATGATGAATTAATTGGTTACTAA
- a CDS encoding Crp/Fnr family transcriptional regulator has translation MINVLLSQIQEKVLLTDQDQEAIATFFISKKLRKRQYLLQEGDVCKHLAFVAKGLLRSYNIDEKGNEHISIFGWEGWWVSDLNSFLSGVPAVFNIDAIEDSELMMISLVDYDRLTLAVPIMDRYFRILFQNSLVTKERRLMSAISHTAEEKYLNLAESNPHVIKRIPQNLIASYLGFTPETLSRIKKNLALKR, from the coding sequence ATGATCAATGTACTCTTAAGCCAAATACAGGAAAAAGTTTTGCTTACAGATCAAGATCAAGAAGCTATAGCGACATTTTTCATTTCCAAAAAATTGAGGAAACGCCAATATCTGCTGCAGGAAGGCGACGTTTGTAAACACCTTGCGTTTGTTGCAAAAGGCTTACTCCGCTCTTACAACATAGATGAAAAGGGAAATGAGCATATAAGTATTTTTGGTTGGGAAGGCTGGTGGGTATCAGATCTTAATAGTTTCCTATCGGGCGTACCAGCTGTATTTAATATTGATGCGATTGAAGATTCAGAACTGATGATGATTTCCCTCGTAGATTATGATAGATTAACACTAGCTGTTCCGATAATGGATAGGTATTTCCGTATTCTTTTTCAAAACAGTTTGGTTACAAAAGAGCGCCGATTAATGAGCGCCATTTCTCATACAGCAGAAGAAAAATATTTAAATTTAGCAGAGTCAAACCCTCATGTTATCAAACGCATTCCGCAAAATCTAATTGCTTCTTACCTTGGTTTTACACCAGAAACCCTAAGTAGAATCAAAAAGAATTTGGCATTAAAGAGGTAA
- a CDS encoding Hint domain-containing protein → MKKLIFSLLFSITATLAVAQQKATNPRPITLAEYEKAKTFTIADLDKDSYVKIENSYVLDRYESRKPYFITGDDGLKKRIDLYKLIAKEGMQEIGLMVFYTTETGKLYKALVPDFTAESKVWEKYFQDVDNINKEEKNFILKLSYILSKELAFQQYKVLNAGKNLSEEAGTYGSDICFPGEEIVAMAGGKSKMLKDVVSGDEVMTIDPISKAATIVKVKELTVHEAKNYAITSLVLISAQKSESETGTLVKLSTKIIKATPNHPMNTMSGKVKIGEVNIGDEILCLNEKSGKYEPYLVLKKNEAAGGTQKVFNIVADAGNTFIMNGVMVMQK, encoded by the coding sequence ATGAAAAAACTTATATTTTCCTTACTTTTTTCTATTACCGCAACTTTAGCAGTAGCGCAGCAAAAAGCAACTAATCCACGACCGATTACCCTGGCAGAATACGAAAAGGCTAAAACCTTTACTATTGCTGATTTGGATAAAGACAGTTATGTAAAAATCGAAAATAGTTATGTGCTCGACAGGTACGAATCGCGTAAGCCATATTTTATTACCGGAGATGATGGGCTTAAAAAAAGGATAGATCTTTATAAGCTTATTGCCAAAGAAGGGATGCAGGAAATTGGGTTAATGGTTTTTTATACTACCGAAACGGGCAAGTTGTATAAAGCCCTTGTTCCAGATTTTACCGCAGAAAGTAAAGTTTGGGAGAAATATTTTCAGGATGTAGATAACATCAACAAAGAAGAAAAAAACTTCATTTTAAAACTTTCATATATCTTATCTAAAGAGCTTGCTTTTCAACAATACAAAGTGCTTAATGCAGGTAAAAATCTTTCAGAAGAAGCCGGAACCTATGGTAGCGATATTTGTTTTCCGGGAGAAGAAATTGTAGCAATGGCAGGCGGCAAAAGCAAAATGTTAAAAGATGTAGTTTCGGGAGATGAGGTAATGACCATTGACCCAATAAGCAAAGCTGCAACGATTGTTAAAGTTAAGGAACTTACAGTTCACGAAGCCAAAAACTACGCCATCACTAGCTTGGTGCTTATTTCTGCTCAAAAAAGCGAAAGTGAAACAGGTACACTAGTAAAGTTGAGCACAAAAATTATTAAGGCAACGCCTAACCATCCTATGAATACCATGAGTGGAAAAGTAAAAATTGGGGAGGTAAACATAGGTGACGAGATTCTTTGTTTAAATGAAAAAAGTGGAAAATATGAGCCTTACCTTGTATTAAAAAAGAACGAAGCAGCGGGTGGCACACAAAAGGTGTTTAATATTGTAGCAGATGCTGGAAATACGTTTATTATGAACGGCGTAATGGTGATGCAGAAATAG